TGATCAAAACATCAATGACAAGGAAGCCGATAACGACCCAGATGAGACGCACAACGCCGATAAAGAGCAGCGCGATCTGCTTATAAGGATACAGAATGGCGACCGCCATAAGTACACCCAGCACGGATGCGGACGCTCCCACAATCGGGATGTTCGGATTCCCGAAAATGCCTAGCGGCATCAGGAGAAGAGATACGAGTCCCCCGCCTATTCCCGCAAGGATGTAAACCGTCCACATCCGATCCGAGCCATGCATCTCCTCGTACTCGCGTCCGATCCAGAACAACCACAGCATGTTGAACGCGATATGCAACAACCCGCCGAAACCAGCGCTCGTGTGCATAAAGTTGTACGTAATCAACTGCCACGGCTCCAGAAGGATGTCTGGAAATGTGGCGTGCAGCGCAAAGTGGTCGACGATAAACGCTAATCCGCCCGGCCATAGCACGCGCAGGAATTGCGCCAGCACATAGACGGTGACGTTGATCGCGAGAATCACGCGCAGCGCCGGAGGCTGGCGGTAATACCAGGACTGAAGCTGATTCACGACGGTAGGGTCTTGTGTATCGTCCGTCCGCGGTGGTGCAGCCGGAGGCATCGAAAACAGGTGCCTCGGCAGATCAATCGGTGTGATCGTGTACCCCGCAGACGAGAGAAGGTTTTTCTGGACGCCGGACGTACGGCTCAAATCGGGCGCGCCACAGGAAGATGACGGTCATGCCTGTATTCTCGTTACAGCGCAAACGACAATGTGTTGACGTGGCGTCGAGAACACGCGCTGCGGATCGAAACGTGTCGGTTTGACTTCACTGTACGGAGGCGAGAAATAAATTTCGCCCGGTGAAGTTCAGATCGTCACCACGAGAACGGCGAAACGCAGCGACACGTGCTGGTTCAATACATCCAGTTAATCTCCACTACCTTCGCACCCGTATAGGTGATTCCGACAATTGTATGTGACAGCGTCACGATGTCGTGTTTTATGCCGGTTCGGCCACCCGCCGGGCCGATGCATGCGCCATGCTGCCCACCGGGGCCTGTGCTCGAGCCCCTCCCGTTCCACGGCGCAGGACACGCCGGGCCTCGTCTCGGCCAGAAGAAGTGAGCCGAAGCCGCTCGTCCTCTACCGTTAGCCAGTCGCGCTCATCTGCATAGTCAACGGTCTTTTCCGCCGCGTCTGCCGTCCATCCGAAGTGCTCTTGCAGGTGGCGGGACCTATTCTCGATCGCCTCCTCCGGCGTGTCCTCGTGATGGAACAGGTGAACCAGCAGCATCTGCGCCGCGAACACCCATTTCTGCCGTCTTCTGCGTCGCCACGAGGCAACGATGCCGCGCTCCGGCGAAAACAGGAACGTGAGACCGAAGGCGACGCCGATGCAGCCCGCCATGGAGCCGGCGATCGATACGTCCAGCACGTGAGCGACCCAGTATCCGGCGATAGCACATGCTGCACCGATCCCCACACTTCCGCCGAGCATCACCGGCAGCCGATCCGTCAAGAGGTAGGCTGCGGCGGGAGGACCGACGAACATCGCGACGACGAGAATGGAGCCGACGACGTCGAACGCCGCGACCGCCGTCATGGAGACGACGCTCATCAGTCCGTAGTGCAGCAGTCCGGGCGCGAGTCCGAGCGCCGCGGCAAGTGCCGGGTCGAAGGTCGAACATTTGAGTTCCTTGTAGAACGCCCCGATGAAGGCGGCCGACAGCAAGAAGACGCCGCCGGACACGTACAACCCGCGCGGCCCGACATCGGCCCCGAATAGCATCATGCGATCGAAGGGAGCAAATGCCAGTTCGCCGAGCAAAACAACATCTGCATCGAGGTGCACGTCGCCCGCAAAGCGGCTGATGAGGACCACGCCGATGCTGAAGAGCGCGGGAAAGACGAGCCCGATCGCGGCATCCTCCTTTACGAGCTTGGTGTCGCGTATGACCTCGACGAGAAAGACCGTGAGAACGCCCGTCGCGGCCGCGGCGATCACCAGGAAGGGCGAGCTCAGGTTTTCCGTCAGAAAAAAGCCGACAACGATGCCGGGAAGGATCGCGTGACTGATCGCATCCGTCATCATCCCCATCTTACGGAGAATCAGAAACGATCCCGGAAGAGCGCAGGCAGCGGCCGTCATCACGGCCACAAGTTGAATGTCGAACTGTGCGGAGGTCATGCTGAGTGCAACCAGTTACCGGTGTACGAAAGCGCCACGACCAGGTCTTCAGAAGCAAATACTGCGTGTTTGTTAAATCCAGTTGGGCTCGCGAGGCTACACCCTTTGCCTACGTCGATACCAGCGGAAAACGAGTCCGCGGTGCGGCGCGAGGAGCATCGAGACGGCAACGATCACCGTAGCGCAGAGGACGATGGTCGGCCCGGTGGGTAGGTTTGCCGTTGCGCTGCTGAGGAGTGCACCCGCAACCCCTGCCATGGCGCCGAATGCCGTGGACAGCCCCATCATTACGCCGAGGCGGTCGGTCCACTGGCGTGCGGCGGCCGCGGGAGCAACGATCATCGCGCTCATCAGGACGACACCAACGGCCTGAAGCCCAATCACGATGGCAATCACGGTAAGCGTGGTGAGCCCGACGTCAATCGCCCTCATCGGGAAGCCCAGACTCTTGCCGAACGCCTCGTCGAAAGCCAGCAACTTGAACTCCTTCCAAAACAGCCCGACGCCCGCGAGAGCAACGGCGCCAAGCCCGGCCATCGTAATCACATCCGACGTAATGAGCGCCGCGGCCTGTCCGAAGAGAAACGTATCGAGTCCCGCTTGTCCCGCATCTGGCTGTCCCTGAATGTACGTCAGAAGTACCAGGCCAATGCCGAAGAAGACGGACAGGACGAGCGCGAGGGCGCCGTCGTATTTCACGCGCGAACGGCGAACGATCGCCATGACCGCGAGGGTAGCGAGCCAGCCCGTCCCGGCCGCGCCTGCCATCAGCACGAGCGGAAGCTTGGACTGGGTGACAAGATAGGCGACCGCAATCCCCGGCAGTGCGGCATGCGACATAGCGTCCCCGATGAGACTCTGCCCCCGGAGAACGGCGTAGACCCCGAGCGCACCACTCACGGCGCCCAGGGTGGCTGCCCCCATCGCTACGGTTCGAAGCGTGTAATCTAACATCGTTTGGGTTCAGAGTTCACGGTTCAGGGTTCAGGGTTCAGGGTTCATAACCTGTTTGGCGGATTAGTCGCTAAGAAGTACGTACCGCCATTCATGTATATTGTATACCGGAGATCAACGAAGCCTGGTGTGGCGAGCGTCGCAGGGACCGACCATCGAGAGGTCCGTACGTTTGGATCGCCTAAGGCTGTCCGCCAAACAGGTTTTTAGAGTTCAGGGTTCAGGGTTGTGCTTCTTCATTGACGGTGTGGCCTCGGTAGGTTCGCTGGATGGTCTCTTCGGTGAACACCTCGCTGACCTTTCCGGCGGCGACGCAACGCACATTCAACAGCATAACGGCGTCAAAATATTCTTCGATCGTCTGCAGGTCGTGGTGGACGACGAGAACCGTTGTGCCATTCTCTCGGAGTTCGCGAAGCAGGTCGATCACCGTCCGCTCGGTCGTTGCGTCAACGCCCTGAAGCGGTTCGTCCATGAAGTACAGATCCGCCTCCTGAACCAGAGCGCGTGCGAGAAAGACACGTTGCTGCTGCCCGCCCGAGAGCTGGCTGATTTGCCGATCCGCGAAGTCGAGCATGCCCACACGATCGAGCGCCTCGCGTGCCTGTTCACGCTCCTTCGCGCCGGGTCGCCGAAACCACCCGAGCTGACCGTACAGTCCCATCATAACGACGTCGAGCGCGCTGGTCGGAAAGTCCCAATCCACCGTTCCCCGCTGCGGAACGTAACCAACCCGGTCGCGGACCTCGTCGTACGGCTCGCCAAACATCCGTACTTCACCTGCAGCAGCATCGACCAACCCCAGCAGCGCCTTGATGAACGTGGTTTTGCCGGCACCGTTTGGCCCGACAATAGCCATCAACGTCCCTTCAGGAACGGTCAGATCAATATCCCAGAGCACCGGTTGCTCGCGATACGCAACCGTGAGATCGCGGACGGTAAGTGCGGGCGTTTTGGACATGCTTGACCGGAAGTCAGAGGAAAATACGGGCCGTAGGCACGTGGTTTAGGGAGCAAGCGTATCGGCTGGAACGGGCGAAAGGGCCGTCGTCACGGTTTTCACGTTGCTTCGGAGCATCCCGGTGTAGCTCTCAGCCGGTGTACCCGGGCTTCCGAGTGCGTCCCCGTACAGCGTTCCCCCGATTGCCACGTCGAACCCTTTAGCCCGAACCGCCTCCCGTACAGCCTCGATTCCCCGGCGCGGGATGCTCGACTCGACGAAGATCGCCGGGATCTCTCGCTCGGCGACGAAGGTAGCCAGGTTCTGCACGTCGGCCGTGCCCGCCTCGGATGCCGTGCTGATCCCCTGGAGACCACGCACCTCGAAGCCATAAGCTCGACCGAAATACCGAAACGCATCGTGGGAGGTGATCAGCACGCGCTTGTCTTCCTGCACCCGCTGGATCATGGACTTCAGTTCTACATCGAGCTGATTCAGAGTGTCGGCATACGCTGCAGCCCGATTGCGGTAGTATTGCGCTCGTGCTGTATCGATCGCGGCCAGTTCGTTGGATACGTGTCGAGCCGCGCGAGCCCATAGCTGGGCGTCCATCCAGACGTGCGGATCGAAGTTGCCGGCGTAATCGGGCGACGAGAGCAGAAGCGAATCGGGCATGGCCTCTCGTGCGACAGCCGTCGTCGGCTGGCCACGCTGCTTCATCTCTGCGAACACGTCCGTCATCTTGCCCTCCAGGTCCAGCCCGTTGTACACGATGAGATCCGCGCTGGCCATGGCCGTCACATCTCCCTCACTGGCCTTGTACAGATGAGGATCGACGCCAGGCCCCATGAGCCCCTCGACGGAGACGCTATCCCCTCCGACACTCCGGACCAGGTCCGCGAGAATACTAGTGGTCGCCACCACGCGAGGGTTGTCATTTTCCGACCTCTCGCCGTCTACACACCCGGTCCAGAGAAAAACAGAGACGATGACCATCATCACAACACGGAAAAGCGATGACGGCAATCGGAGCAGACCACTCATACGGAAGGAGACCAATCTTAACAGGAGGTAAACGAGCGGGACAGAATAGCACGACGTAAGAGCCCCATGTTTTAGCCCTGTCTAAAAATAGTGTTTCACACAGCGAAACGTTGGTGCCGTTTATGCCCTGCGTGCAACCAAGGACCACTCTCCGGACACGTTGCCGCATCAGGTTCTCGCACATGCGCAGATGAACGCACCAGAATAAGAGATTGCAAAGCGTTCACGAAACGGGAAATATTTGGGGGATGGGGCGTCATACTACGCGACACTTGCGCGGTTAAATCCTATTTGGCGGATGGATCGCGAAACGTAACCGTGACCGTTCATGTCTATTGGCAGGCCCGATGGTGATCCCTTGGCACGGACGCAGTAGAAACCGTGCGCGAAGTCAACGAGACCTAGTCATGTGAAGACACCGAGGGCCGACCGTCGGAAGGTCCGTCCTTCGGGATGACCGAAGGCTGTCCGCCAAACACGTTTTTAACGTCACCTCTCCGCACGTATGCGTGTCGGAGGATTTGCCCTATCCTCTATCGACGTAATTCCATCGAGCTATGAGTTACGAAGTCCAGGATTTCCAGACCGATGTCATCGACGCCAGTTACGACCAGCCGGTCCTGGTCGACTTCTGGGCTCCCTGGTGTGGCCCATGCCGCCAGCTCGGCCCGGCGCTCGAAGACCTCGCCGACGAAGCCGATTCGTGGTCCCTCGTCAAGGTGAACACGGACGACAATCCATCCGAGTCTCGGAAATACGGGGTCCGAGGCATTCCAAACGTGAAGCTATTCGTTGATGGGACCGTAGAAGCAGAGTTTACCGGGGCTCTCCCCCGGCACGCCATTCAGAAGTGGCTGGACGAACATCTTCCCAACGAAACGACCGCACGCATTCGTGAAGCGCGGCAGGCGCTCGAATCTGGTGACGAAGAGAAGGCTGTTCGTCTGTTGGAGGATGTCGTTGACCAGAACGGCGACCACCCCGAGGCAAAAGTGGTGATGGCGCGGGCCCTGATCTTCGAGGATCCGGAACGCGCCAAGACACTCGCTGACGCGGCCGATGTCGCCGACCCGACGCTCCGACAGACCCGCGAGGCGGTCCAAATGGTCGCGCGCCTCGTCCACCTTGCCGACGCCCCCGACGATCTCCCAGACGATCCCGCACGCGAGGCGTATTTGAAGGGTGCTCGCGCCCTCGCCGATAAACAATTTGACACGGCCGTCCAGCACCTCATTGAGGCGGTCCAGGTCAATCGTCACTTCGATGACGACGGTCCGCGGCGTGCGTGCATTGCGCTATTTACGCTACTCGGACCGCAACACGCGGTCACGCAGAAACACCGACGCAGATTCGACATGGCGCTCTATTAGGGTGCCCCCGGAAAGAGACATCCACTCGTTGCTTCGTCTTCTGCCATCGATGCTGTCCGATGGGCGGTGACTACTCTTCGATCGCGCCACCACAGCCGCTCCCCGCACCGGCTGTGCAGCCGTAGCAGTGTCGCGCCGTTCGGATGCTGTGCTGCTTCCAGTCCTCGAGATTAAAGTCGTCGACGTGGGGCCGAACGCCGTCGGGCAGGTCCATCGTCATCTCGAGTTGCTGGTTGAAATCGCAGTCGTACAGCGTGCCGTCCCACGCCACGGACAGCGTATTGCGGCACATGAGTCCAGCAATCGTGCCCGGGTTAAATGCGTTCACCAGCCGCTGCATGTAGGCTTCCGTCTGCCCTTTCTCCAGAAGCCACTCGAGGTAGCGCGACATCGGCATGTTGTTCAGCGCGAGCAGGCGATCGAAGGTCACGTCGTGGTTGCGGTCGAGCGCCTCCTTCCACTCTCGTTCGAGCGATGCCTGATTTCCTGCCAGAAACGCGCCAACAGGATTCGTAACGAGTGTGAGCAACCGGTCGGGATCGCCCTGTCCATAACCAGCCTCGTTCAAGGCGTGAAGGGCTTTGATGGACTTCCGGTACGTTCCCGACCCTCGCTGGGCATCGGTGTTGAACTCCCGATAATGCGGCAGCGAGCAAACGACCTCAACGTTCCGCTCGGCAAACCACTCGGGGAGGTGCTGATACGGTCGCGTGGTGAGGATCGTCAGGTTGCAACGGTCGATCACGTGGAGCCCGCGGTCCACACACGCCTGGACGAGATACTCGAAGTGCGGATTGAGCTCGGGCGCCCCTCCTGTCAGGTCGACGGTATGCGCCCCCGATCGGTCGATTGCCCGGAGGCAGGCATCGACGGTTTCACGATCCATGTTCTCCTCCGTTCGGTCGGGCCCGGAGTCCACGTGGCAATGCCGGCACGTCATGTTGCACAGCTTGCCGAGATTGATTTGAAAGATCTCGAGCTCGGACGGCTGCAGATTTTCCCATCCGGATGCCTCGAGATCCGCGTCGAAATCGCCGGTTCCGGTCGGCCCACCCTTCACTTCAACAGCATTGAGCGCTCGGAACTGCGCCTCCGGGCTGGAGAGCGGCTCACGCCGGTAGCGCAGACTGGTCGTCGGTCGAGGCCCATCGACCCGCTCGGTGTGACCATCTCCAACAATGACATCCAGCGGAATGAAAGCGTTCTCAGACATACAGTAACGAAGCGAAAATCGCGCAGGTAGAGAGAAATGGAAAAACGTAGGACTACATCATTTTCTCCTTGACCTGATCGAGCATCTGAACGCCGTGGACGAGGGACGCACCGCCGCGGATGGCCGTGGCCACGTGCACCGCCTCTGTCATCTGTTCGAGATCGGCCCCTTTCTCGAGGCAATCATCGGTGTACGCATCGATGCAGTAGGGGCACTGCACCGTATGGGAAACGGCAAGCGCAATCAGCGCTTTCTCTCGCGCTGTCAGAGCACCATCTTCGAAAACCGAGCCGTAGTACTCGAAAAACTTTTTGGCCAACTCAGGGCTTCCTTCCTCAATCTCACCAAATCGCGGAAGATGGTCGGGCTTGTAATACGAATCAGACATAGATCGGGTGTTGGAGACGTTGGAGGTGCGAGGGCAATGAGTCTGTAGCAGGAGAGTCGCCGACGTTACACGGGCGAACCTGCTGAACCTGCAAAGGCAACATACCGTCTTCGCGCGCCGGTGTCCAGTTCAGTTTGTGACCGACTGGTGCTCACAGCCGAATCGGAAACCTACAGGTGGAGTGCGAACGGTTCGAGCTTCAGACAAGCACTCGGACCGTCTATCCTTGCGCTTTTTCTTCCGACGTGGTTGGTGCGGCGGGTACATCGCTGGTCGCCTCCCCGTCGCCGTGGACGTGCGTGTCGCTAGCGTACTGCAGGTCGTGGAGCTTGCGGTAGAGTCCGTCCATCGCTAGCAACTCGTGGTGCGTGCCACGCTCGCGGACTTCGCCCTTGTGCAGAACGAGGATCTTGTCGGCGTCCTGCACGGTGGAGAGACGATGCGCGATGGCGAGGGTCGTCCGCCCCTCGGTCAGCCGCTCGAGGGCCTCCTGAATGAGCTCCTCCGTCTCCGTATCGACACTCGACGTTGCCTCGTCGAGCACCATCACTTCCGGATCGTAGATGAGAGCCCGGACGAAGGCGAGCAGCTGCCGCTGACCGTGCGAAAGGGAAGCGCCTCGCTCCTTCACGTCCTGCTGATAGTTCTGAGGAAGCTTTTGAATAAAGTCATCGGCACGAACGATCTCCGCCGCGCGGTGCATCATCTCGTCGGTCACCTCTGAATCGTTGAGCGTCAGATTTCGCTCAATGGAACCGCTGAACAGGAAGACGTCCTGCGGAATCAGCCCAATGTGGCGACGAAGATCCTTCAGCGATAGATCGCGGATGTCTACCCCGTCGATGGTGATGCGACCCCGCTGCGCTTCGTAGAACCGAAGCAGGATGTTCATGATCGTGGATTTTCCGGCCCCCGTCGCTCCGACCAAGGCAAGCGTTTCGCCCGGCTCAACCCGAAACGACACGTCGCGCAGCACCCAGTCGGGCTCTCCGTCATGTTCTTCGTACGCAAACCACACATTCTCAAATTCAATCGCGCCTCGAATCTCATCAAGCTGGACCGGGTCATCGGGGTCGTTCAGGCTCTGATCGTCGTCCAACAGATTGAAGATTCGCTCGGCCCCGGCCATCGCACTCTGCAGCGTGTCGAACTGGTTTGACAGATCGCGAATCGGCTCGAAGAACATTCGCGCGTACTGAATGAA
The nucleotide sequence above comes from Longibacter salinarum. Encoded proteins:
- a CDS encoding ABC transporter ATP-binding protein; this translates as MRRIADYLKPYKGWVVLALTITLAASFLGPIRPLLVQQAIDNYIVVGDLEGLQTIILLLVLALVGEGILKFGENYLTQYIGQNAIYDLRTAVFRHIQNQPLKFFDRTPVGKLITRTTSDVEALSNVLSSGLVVVIGDLLRIVFIAALMFYMNWVLALVTLCVMPLMVWITFWFRRHVRVQYREARNQVSRLNSFIQEHVTGMSIVQLFNREDEEMQRFEAINNEHRAAWIQTIFYYAIFWPSIQIISNLAIAGVLWFGGLRAIAGSALTLGVLFAFIQYARMFFEPIRDLSNQFDTLQSAMAGAERIFNLLDDDQSLNDPDDPVQLDEIRGAIEFENVWFAYEEHDGEPDWVLRDVSFRVEPGETLALVGATGAGKSTIMNILLRFYEAQRGRITIDGVDIRDLSLKDLRRHIGLIPQDVFLFSGSIERNLTLNDSEVTDEMMHRAAEIVRADDFIQKLPQNYQQDVKERGASLSHGQRQLLAFVRALIYDPEVMVLDEATSSVDTETEELIQEALERLTEGRTTLAIAHRLSTVQDADKILVLHKGEVRERGTHHELLAMDGLYRKLHDLQYASDTHVHGDGEATSDVPAAPTTSEEKAQG
- a CDS encoding metal ABC transporter permease, with the translated sequence MTSAQFDIQLVAVMTAAACALPGSFLILRKMGMMTDAISHAILPGIVVGFFLTENLSSPFLVIAAAATGVLTVFLVEVIRDTKLVKEDAAIGLVFPALFSIGVVLISRFAGDVHLDADVVLLGELAFAPFDRMMLFGADVGPRGLYVSGGVFLLSAAFIGAFYKELKCSTFDPALAAALGLAPGLLHYGLMSVVSMTAVAAFDVVGSILVVAMFVGPPAAAYLLTDRLPVMLGGSVGIGAACAIAGYWVAHVLDVSIAGSMAGCIGVAFGLTFLFSPERGIVASWRRRRRQKWVFAAQMLLVHLFHHEDTPEEAIENRSRHLQEHFGWTADAAEKTVDYADERDWLTVEDERLRLTSSGRDEARRVLRRGTGGARAQAPVGSMAHASARRVAEPA
- a CDS encoding metal ABC transporter permease codes for the protein MLDYTLRTVAMGAATLGAVSGALGVYAVLRGQSLIGDAMSHAALPGIAVAYLVTQSKLPLVLMAGAAGTGWLATLAVMAIVRRSRVKYDGALALVLSVFFGIGLVLLTYIQGQPDAGQAGLDTFLFGQAAALITSDVITMAGLGAVALAGVGLFWKEFKLLAFDEAFGKSLGFPMRAIDVGLTTLTVIAIVIGLQAVGVVLMSAMIVAPAAAARQWTDRLGVMMGLSTAFGAMAGVAGALLSSATANLPTGPTIVLCATVIVAVSMLLAPHRGLVFRWYRRRQRV
- a CDS encoding rhomboid family protein, encoding MSRTSGVQKNLLSSAGYTITPIDLPRHLFSMPPAAPPRTDDTQDPTVVNQLQSWYYRQPPALRVILAINVTVYVLAQFLRVLWPGGLAFIVDHFALHATFPDILLEPWQLITYNFMHTSAGFGGLLHIAFNMLWLFWIGREYEEMHGSDRMWTVYILAGIGGGLVSLLLMPLGIFGNPNIPIVGASASVLGVLMAVAILYPYKQIALLFIGVVRLIWVVIGFLVIDVLINLGSNSVALTAHWGGALSGYLFAKAERGGMNLTGWTRIFGGGSKKKRGRRGSKKGESLGLLGRLEVWLGGNPNPDPDSGSTSPVSSRSASSSSGSSKTTTSSKEDEVDRILEKISEQGYDALTEEEKRILYEASQD
- a CDS encoding tetratricopeptide repeat protein — encoded protein: MSYEVQDFQTDVIDASYDQPVLVDFWAPWCGPCRQLGPALEDLADEADSWSLVKVNTDDNPSESRKYGVRGIPNVKLFVDGTVEAEFTGALPRHAIQKWLDEHLPNETTARIREARQALESGDEEKAVRLLEDVVDQNGDHPEAKVVMARALIFEDPERAKTLADAADVADPTLRQTREAVQMVARLVHLADAPDDLPDDPAREAYLKGARALADKQFDTAVQHLIEAVQVNRHFDDDGPRRACIALFTLLGPQHAVTQKHRRRFDMALY
- a CDS encoding metal ABC transporter ATP-binding protein, which codes for MSKTPALTVRDLTVAYREQPVLWDIDLTVPEGTLMAIVGPNGAGKTTFIKALLGLVDAAAGEVRMFGEPYDEVRDRVGYVPQRGTVDWDFPTSALDVVMMGLYGQLGWFRRPGAKEREQAREALDRVGMLDFADRQISQLSGGQQQRVFLARALVQEADLYFMDEPLQGVDATTERTVIDLLRELRENGTTVLVVHHDLQTIEEYFDAVMLLNVRCVAAGKVSEVFTEETIQRTYRGHTVNEEAQP
- a CDS encoding metal ABC transporter solute-binding protein, Zn/Mn family, with protein sequence MSGLLRLPSSLFRVVMMVIVSVFLWTGCVDGERSENDNPRVVATTSILADLVRSVGGDSVSVEGLMGPGVDPHLYKASEGDVTAMASADLIVYNGLDLEGKMTDVFAEMKQRGQPTTAVAREAMPDSLLLSSPDYAGNFDPHVWMDAQLWARAARHVSNELAAIDTARAQYYRNRAAAYADTLNQLDVELKSMIQRVQEDKRVLITSHDAFRYFGRAYGFEVRGLQGISTASEAGTADVQNLATFVAEREIPAIFVESSIPRRGIEAVREAVRAKGFDVAIGGTLYGDALGSPGTPAESYTGMLRSNVKTVTTALSPVPADTLAP
- a CDS encoding arsenosugar biosynthesis-associated peroxidase-like protein, with protein sequence MSDSYYKPDHLPRFGEIEEGSPELAKKFFEYYGSVFEDGALTAREKALIALAVSHTVQCPYCIDAYTDDCLEKGADLEQMTEAVHVATAIRGGASLVHGVQMLDQVKEKMM
- the arsS gene encoding arsenosugar biosynthesis radical SAM (seleno)protein ArsS (Some members of this family are selenoproteins.), with the translated sequence MSENAFIPLDVIVGDGHTERVDGPRPTTSLRYRREPLSSPEAQFRALNAVEVKGGPTGTGDFDADLEASGWENLQPSELEIFQINLGKLCNMTCRHCHVDSGPDRTEENMDRETVDACLRAIDRSGAHTVDLTGGAPELNPHFEYLVQACVDRGLHVIDRCNLTILTTRPYQHLPEWFAERNVEVVCSLPHYREFNTDAQRGSGTYRKSIKALHALNEAGYGQGDPDRLLTLVTNPVGAFLAGNQASLEREWKEALDRNHDVTFDRLLALNNMPMSRYLEWLLEKGQTEAYMQRLVNAFNPGTIAGLMCRNTLSVAWDGTLYDCDFNQQLEMTMDLPDGVRPHVDDFNLEDWKQHSIRTARHCYGCTAGAGSGCGGAIEE